Within the Silurus meridionalis isolate SWU-2019-XX chromosome 2, ASM1480568v1, whole genome shotgun sequence genome, the region CTTTAAATGAATCCGTAAGGGCATTTACCATCAAACGCTTTGATGAAGCAGTCTTTTATGAGGACCGTCCCAAGATATTAAGACtgagagctacctctgctgcagaggataatgTTATTAGAATTACAATACATCAAAGCAAAAGACACTTGATCACAAGATAAGTATGTGATTTTGAACATTCCCTTCTAAATTTAGTCCCCAGTTGCTTTTATAAGAACCTCCCCTCTtctgttccactagaatttgtgtctgtagagatttgtgttcattcagccatgaggtcattagtaaagtcaggtactgatgtagggtgagaaaaCCTGGGGTGCAGCTCAGGGCTCTCTAGCAGGTCGCTCAAGGTGTAACTTCTGGTTATTCAATTCTCATTTTAGAGAGAGAATTTGATTAATAAAAAGGACCgtcattgttattaatattttttgcgATACCTCAGAAGCTAAATATGAAAAATCAAAGGGAAACCAAATTTCGAATTTAAATTTGACACTTTTTATGCAAACTGAATATGTGGAAGATCAAAGAAGTTAATCAGAATGGTCTTGGAACAGCACCGTAATATGATTTTAGATATGACGAGAAAAGGAACGTCGTCTTCCTTGATATCAGAGCACTTGGTGCGTGAATGTGGGAAACAATAGGGTTTTCAGCAATAACTGCAAGAAGATTTTGTACTGAATGTGGCCCAGGACTGAGGTCTTTCTCTGGAACTAGAGGTTGcagaaggagttcaggtacctggggtcaacagtgtaaagtaatggagagtgtgttagagaagtgaagaaaagagtgcaggcagggtggagtgagtggagaagagtgatagcaggagtgatttgtgatagaagagtatctgtgagagtgaaagggaaagtttataggactgtggtgagacctgagatgttgtatggattagagacagtggtattgagtaaaagacaggaggtggagcacttttgatagatactgattcTGATGTTTGCCAAGTTCAACATAAATATTCAAGTTCAAgactttttttggtaaaaatgtaattatgttcTTTCTTTGTCTAAAAAAGGCTTTAAAACCTTGTgtttgtaattcttttttttttttttttgttctgtttcttattactgttattttttattctctgtGTATTAGACATGGGCATTACAGATTTTTTGAGCATAAGAGAATAATGTGCATCTTtatattgtgtaatattttgacaattaattgtttgtaattattttagAATATAGAGTTTGGAGTAAAATTCATTTGTGGATATAAAAAGCTctaaaagctgttttttgatTTCAGGAACAAGATCATTGATTATTGATTCAGaggtgaaataaataataaaataataaatgtgagaGTTGAAGAAAAGTAAATGTACGATTTCACTGTGTTTAAGCTGCACATCAACACCAAATCTTTATTATGTTAACAGAAGTTCcacatgacccagactcaaacATTATACAAGGTCACAAGCAAGCAGAGATATAAGAACTATAAACACAGATAAAAACCCAATCACACATTATTTATCACTGaacagtaaaatgtaatattactgGTGAATTTAATCAACTAAAactgttcatttaaaatgtgtttctaCAGAATGATGATTAATGGTGTAGTGATTCtttcatattatttaaaatgaaaacaaaaagactAATTGAGACATAACAATAATGTAGAAATGAAATGCAGACGCCTCTGTATTCAGAGTGACCAATGAAGTCCTTTGaagtctccatcaataaatacattctgatgCTGGTTCATCAGGACATTCTAAATACTCTGTTGGAGAGAAAATAGTTCGAAAGCGAGCTGGAGGAGGTACATCTTGAAGACTGCTCGAGACTCAGCTGTTAAGACATCAGGTGGaaattcattccaccacctagTGGattcagtggagcagtggtagaagaaCATGCAGATACATTTAGATTTCATCATGATATGTTTCTACAGACTCAATCCCTCCCAAATCAGCGCTAAGATTTATTCCAGATTTTAGAGCTGCTCATTCCGATCACACAACAGGCCAGACGTCCTCCTGCATTCCCGTGCAGAAGACTTCCTTCGTCTCCTCCTTTTCCCATGTCGTCCTCCTTCTCGTGGATCACCACGGCACGCCCGAGCACCGAGAACCCACCGTAGAGCGTGGCCTGGGACTCCACAGTCCTCCTGATCCTCCCGTTGTGGGCAACGAAGTTACCGAAGTCCCCTGGATGAAGTGGATGGTGGACTCTGGTTGGGTTGTAATGGCCGCCGGTGGAGGTGCATCCCTTGCTGAGATCTCCGTACTGATGAATATGTATGGCTCTGGACTGAGAGTTAGACTCGGGCAGGCCGTAAAACTTGAACATCACCTGTAACTTCTCCTCCGGGCCTGTTTGTTTAAACTGGACCATTCCGTACACTCGGGGCATTCCGGCCACCAGCTGGGTGTTGGGTCGCATCCTGCACGTGGCGTACAGAGAGCCGTTGAACACATTATGCTCAGGAGGCATCAGAGTCAGCTTCTCACTCATCATCACTGTGTGAAAGAATAAACTGAGCAAGAACATCAGCAGGAGTGTGCAGGGCGACATCTTCACTTTGAGTTATTCCTAAAAGAACAAGGCAGAACAAAAGGAGGACCATTAAGAGTGCGACTTTGGGAGAAAACAGGGAAACCCACAGGAACCCATGCGTATACACTGTGTAATGGTTTCCCACTTAATCTGTCTGAGATTTTCTTCTTCCAGTTAACTGTAACTTCTTCATCCTGTAACTGTAACTTCATCAACATGCTCCAGAGGAACCAGtgatcctgtccctttcttcttccCAGACCTTCCTGATCCACCTGATGCCCTCTGGCTGGAGTTCTCTGCAACTGGAAACCACTCAATGCAACTGAGGATGTTCTCCACAACTTCACACAAACCGCCTAAAGATCTATGAGGTTACTGTAGATGTTAACCTAAGATCCATgaagatgaatttggactgtaattaatataaacagtctgcaaCAGTGGTTTAGGACTACAATCACCATCAGTAAACAGCTGATAACcccaacaatgatggaactacaTTGATCAtcaacattatgaccatctgcctaatattgtgttggtccccttttgctgctaaaacagttctgacccatcgaacatcaacagcatgaacttcatcagcagtttgagctataggagctcgtctgttggatcggaccacacggaccagccttcgctcctcacgtgcatcaatgagcctcggccgcacgtgaccctgtcgccggttcaccactgttccttccttagagcacttttgatagaaactgaccactgcagaccaggaacatctcacaagagctgcagttttggagacgctctgacctaGACGTCTAGACgccacaatttggccctcatcaaactcactcaaatccttacgctcgcccatttttctgcttctaaaacatcttttaaataaatccacccactaacaggtgccatgatgaagagatgatcagtgttcttcacttcaccactcagaatgttataatgttataatgtgatGCCTGATCGGTGAATAATGATTGGACATTCagagtcacccagatgaggatgaggttctcttttGAGCCTGGATCCCCTCTTACCTTCTCAGGGGCTTTTTTcatcaccactggcttgctcattgggTATAAATTAAAACTTATAAGGACTCATTTTTGACGctaaaatttctattcaacATTTACAGTTCAGTGTCTGAGTTCAGGGTGGAGCCATGAAGCTCATGTACACTTAAAATATGCTTAAAATGcttaaaatagtttttagttATTTGTGTTAATATCTGCACATCCAACATCTAATCCATCACGAGCAGCTGATAACCTTatcaatgatggaactataatgattGGACATTCTGTATCACTCAGATACGTactctcaaggagtttttctaTCACCAATGccttgctcattagagatacTTATAAAGACTAATTTATGATGCTAAAATTTAAATCTGTaatgttctgatcggcgcttggtgtatctactgatcaccaccatacagttcagcatcagctcaacatcaagcagaacattcagagaggaataaatgatgaagaaacttcagactcgaactcaccacaacacacgtgacctcatttacacaaGTTTtagtctttaattaaaaaagtcattaaatatcattttatcaatagatcagtgtgctgagagtcacattcgagtcttttcacataaactgagttgattaagtaaagagtcttgtgataaaaataataataggaacattatattcttcttctttcggcttctccaattagggggcgtcacagcggatcatccgtctccatacccccctgtcctctacatctgcccttttttcacatcaactacctgcatgtcttctctcaccacatccataaacctcctcattggtctttctcttttcctctttcctggtgtctccatcctcagcattctcctactgatataccccatgtctctcctctgcacatgtccaaaccatctcaatctcacctccctcaccttgtctccaaaacgtcctacatgcgctgtctctttaataaactcatttctaatcctgtccatcgtcgtcactcccaacgaacatctcaacatcttcagctctgctacctccagctccacctcctgtcttttactcaatgccactgtctctaatccatacaacatctcaggtctcaccacagtcctataaactttccctttcactctcacagatactcttccatcacaaatcactcctgctatcactcttctccacccactccaccctgcctgcactcttttcttcacttctctaacacactctccattattttgcactgttgaccccaggtacctgaactcctccaccttctccacctcttctccctgcaaccgcaccactccactgccctccctctcattcacacacatgtactctgtcttactcctactgacgttcattccccttctctccagcgcatatctccacctctccaggatcttctccacctgctccctactctcaccacaaatcacaatatcatccacaaacatcatagtccacagagactcctgtctgacctcgtccttcaacctgtccatcaccactgccaacaggaaagggctcagatccttgatgcagtttcACCTCCAccttcctactgcacacttcactgctgtcacactgtcctcatacatgtcctgcaccaccctcacatacttctctgacacaccagacttcctcatacaataccacaactcctctctccaccctgtcgtacgctttctctaaatccacaaatacacaatgcagctccttctgaccttctctatacttctccatcaacattctcaaagcaaataatgcatctgtggtgctcttcctcggcatgaaaccatactgctgctcacagatggtcacctcttctctcagcctggcttccactactctttcccataacttcatggtgtgactgatcaactttattcccctgttgttactgcaggtctgcacatctcctttttTCTTAAAGATCaataccagcacactccttctccattcctcaggcatcttctcaccttccaaaatcctgttaaacaatcttgttaaaaactccactgcatctctcctaaacatctccatgcatCTACCggaatgtcatctggtccaaccgactttccattcttcatcctcttaatcgctgctctcacttcctccttactaatcctatccacttcctgcttcacatctccacaccatccaacctctctctctctcattttcctcattcatcagctgctcaaaatactcctccaccttctcaacacattctcctcactagtcaacacatttccatctccatcctttattgctctaacttgcagcacatccttcccagctcggttcctctgcctggacaattgctacaaatccttttctccttcctcagtgtccaacttatcatacagctcctcatatgccttctccttgtctttcaccacatccctctttacctgctgctgcatctccttgttctcctgcctgcttttctgcacttcctcattccaccaccacgtctccttgtcttcctttttatttccaggtgtcacaccaagtacctttctagctgtccaCCATtccatctaattcactccagaatttttccttctccccatcttacaacccacttgtggagcagaaacactgatgacatttatcatggcgctttcaacttccagcttcacgttcatcaccctatcagaaactctcttcacctccactacactcttacaatataacaggaacattatagccataataaatcagtactttaaataattaatacatttgaaggcaaaaacattgtacttttacccaagtgaacgtttaaagggacacttttacaggagtcacattttacttaGTGAATCTCTACTTTTACCAGTGTGTAGTTTAACAGTAACGTGACCTGGATGTGTAACGTGACCCTGGACTCTGTACTCGCACGAGACGATGTTTAGCTTCTAGAAAAGATTAGGGTTTAAGGATGTTTCCTTAATGTTGTATATCAAATCTTATTCTTACAATGTAGTATTatgacaataaaatgttttttttgtcatgtttcgACCCTGAACGTGTACTAAGACATTCCTCTGTACATTTCTCATCATCTTTACATGTGGAGAATAGGAGTGGGGCGTCActctatagagagagagagagagagagagagagagagagagagagagagagagagagagagagaataaaaaacaacCCAAATGACACTAAATTAAGtacgttttatatttttgtttcattttgtatCACTATTGCAATTTAGTGATATATGGATAGCACTTTTAACGCACAtaaaatagattacaaatataaatttaagTATCATTATTTAGTGCCAATAAATGTATTCGAGTCAGTGGAGACAGGAGCAACTAAAACCACCCTGAGACagcattaggaagaaaccttgagaggaaccagactctatgAGTCAACGCTgtatatgctgtatatatatatgctgtatatatatatatatatatatatatatatatatatatatatatatatatatatatatatatatatttatatttatatttattagtacaaTACAATTACTGAACTAACAggtcatttttaaatgattgtttttgctttgtatAATTTTGCACATTACTGTAAGTCTATATAAGTATAAATGTAATCTCAATATCTCTTGCTTATAAAAGTGTAATATCATAATTTTAGCTCACATTCTGTACAGAATTGGTTTTACACAACACTAATCACAGACTTCCACAAGTGTACAACCTGTTTACATTTAACATGTGTAcgaatttaagaaaataaaagaaacagggAAAAAGGTGGTCATAAAAACAACTCAGTAACTTCTAAACTTTAGTTTGAACTCTGATATAATATATAGACAGTAGGTTAGACTGCATTCTTGGACAAGGCCATAAAGCTCAAAACAGATGCTGTGTAACGTTCTGGATTTCCTACAGACCGAGAGAAAATGTTTACAGACTGTAGATCCTTATTCGCTTCCTATTGTCTgtacatttccatctccatactaGAACACATTCACAGCTCAACATTATCCACTTCACAGCATACATTTATACTtacaatacattattatacagatCTTTACCTTTCCCTTGAGGTTGCTGGGTCCTGCTTGGGGCTGTGGGTGGTTCTGCAGctcctccttcctttccttcATTCTTCTC harbors:
- the sod3b gene encoding extracellular superoxide dismutase [Cu-Zn] codes for the protein MSPCTLLLMFLLSLFFHTVMMSEKLTLMPPEHNVFNGSLYATCRMRPNTQLVAGMPRVYGMVQFKQTGPEEKLQVMFKFYGLPESNSQSRAIHIHQYGDLSKGCTSTGGHYNPTRVHHPLHPGDFGNFVAHNGRIRRTVESQATLYGGFSVLGRAVVIHEKEDDMGKGGDEGSLLHGNAGGRLACCVIGMSSSKIWNKS